A region of Streptomyces sp. WMMC500 DNA encodes the following proteins:
- a CDS encoding elongation factor G-like protein EF-G2, which translates to MGDKANAHPGAAGRAAAAARPSDIRNVALVGHSGSGKTTLVEALALTTKALTRAGRVEDGGCVSDYDEIEQRQQRSVQLSLVPVEWDGIKINLLDTPGYADFVGELRAGLRAADAALFVVSAADGVDGATRMLWDECAAVGMPRAIVVTHLDAARADFDQMTRTCQEAFGGDDPDAVLPLYLPLLGETAADGHQPVHGLIGLLTQRVFDYTSGAREDRPPREDELPLIEEARNRLIEGIISESEDESLMDRYLGGEDVEVKTLVQDLEKAVARGVFHPVLAAAPAAEGGTQGLGTVELLELITGGFPTPPERRIPDVTTVRGEERAGLACDPAGPLAAEVVRTSSDPYIGRLSLLRVFSGTLRPDQTVHVSGHGMEDRGHEDHDTDERIGSLTAPFGKLQRPLDAAIAGDIACVGKLNGAETGDTVSAKEEPLLMAPWVMPDPLLPVAIEAHTKQDEDKLSQGLARLCAEDPTMRLEQNASTRQLVLWCLGEAHRDVALERLRTRYGVQVDPVEHKVSLRETFSGRAAARGRHVKQSGGHGQYAICEIEVEPLPEGSGIEFVDKVVGGAVPRQFIPSVEKGVRGQAVKGVATGYPLVDVRVTLVDGKAHSVDSSDAAFQTAGALALREAAAQVQIHLLEPVAEVSVLVADEYVGPVMSDLSGRRGRVVGTEQAAGGRTLVRAEVPEFEIGRYAVDLRSLSHGTGRFDRSYARHEPMPQQLAAKIRDRQARDG; encoded by the coding sequence ATGGGTGACAAGGCAAACGCACACCCCGGGGCCGCCGGCAGGGCAGCGGCGGCCGCCCGGCCCTCCGACATTCGGAACGTGGCGCTGGTCGGCCATAGCGGATCCGGTAAGACGACGCTGGTGGAGGCGCTCGCGCTGACCACGAAGGCGCTCACCCGGGCCGGCCGGGTCGAGGACGGCGGCTGCGTTTCGGACTACGACGAGATCGAACAGCGCCAGCAGCGCTCGGTGCAGCTCTCCCTGGTCCCGGTGGAGTGGGACGGCATCAAGATCAATCTGTTGGACACCCCCGGCTACGCGGACTTCGTCGGGGAGCTACGGGCCGGTCTGCGAGCGGCGGACGCGGCCCTTTTCGTCGTCTCGGCCGCGGACGGCGTGGACGGCGCGACCCGGATGCTCTGGGACGAGTGCGCGGCGGTCGGGATGCCGCGGGCGATCGTCGTCACGCACCTGGACGCCGCCAGAGCCGACTTCGACCAGATGACCCGGACCTGCCAGGAGGCCTTCGGCGGCGACGACCCCGACGCCGTGCTGCCGCTGTACCTGCCGCTGCTCGGCGAGACGGCGGCGGACGGCCATCAGCCCGTGCACGGGCTGATCGGCCTGCTCACGCAGCGGGTCTTCGACTACACCTCCGGCGCCCGCGAGGACAGACCGCCGCGCGAGGACGAGCTGCCGCTGATCGAGGAGGCGCGCAACCGGCTCATCGAGGGCATCATCTCCGAGAGCGAGGACGAGTCCCTCATGGACCGCTACCTCGGCGGCGAGGACGTCGAGGTCAAGACGCTCGTGCAGGACCTGGAGAAGGCCGTCGCGCGCGGGGTGTTCCACCCGGTGCTGGCCGCCGCGCCCGCGGCGGAGGGCGGCACGCAGGGACTGGGCACCGTGGAGCTGCTGGAGCTGATCACCGGCGGCTTCCCCACCCCGCCGGAGCGGCGGATCCCCGACGTGACCACCGTGCGCGGCGAGGAGCGCGCGGGGCTGGCCTGCGATCCGGCCGGGCCGCTGGCCGCCGAGGTGGTCAGGACGTCCTCGGACCCGTACATCGGCAGACTGTCGCTGCTGCGCGTCTTCTCCGGCACGCTGCGCCCCGACCAGACGGTGCACGTCTCGGGGCACGGCATGGAGGACCGCGGGCACGAGGACCACGACACCGACGAGCGGATCGGCTCGCTGACCGCCCCGTTCGGCAAGCTCCAGCGCCCGCTGGACGCGGCGATCGCCGGCGACATCGCCTGCGTCGGCAAGCTCAACGGCGCGGAGACCGGCGACACCGTCTCGGCCAAGGAGGAGCCGCTGCTGATGGCGCCGTGGGTGATGCCCGACCCGCTGCTGCCGGTGGCCATCGAGGCGCACACCAAGCAGGACGAGGACAAGCTGTCGCAGGGCCTGGCGCGGCTGTGCGCCGAGGACCCGACCATGCGGCTGGAACAGAACGCCTCCACCAGGCAGTTGGTCCTGTGGTGCCTGGGCGAGGCGCACCGCGACGTGGCGCTGGAGCGGCTGCGCACGCGGTACGGCGTGCAGGTCGACCCGGTAGAGCACAAGGTGTCCCTGCGCGAGACGTTCTCGGGCCGGGCGGCGGCGCGCGGGCGGCACGTCAAGCAGTCCGGGGGCCACGGGCAGTACGCCATCTGCGAGATCGAGGTCGAACCGCTGCCGGAGGGCTCGGGCATCGAGTTCGTGGACAAGGTGGTCGGCGGCGCTGTGCCGCGGCAGTTCATCCCGTCGGTGGAGAAGGGCGTGCGCGGCCAGGCCGTCAAGGGCGTGGCCACCGGCTATCCGCTGGTCGACGTGCGGGTGACGCTCGTCGACGGGAAGGCGCACTCGGTGGACTCGTCCGACGCCGCGTTCCAGACGGCGGGCGCGCTGGCGCTGCGGGAGGCCGCGGCGCAGGTGCAGATCCACCTGCTGGAGCCGGTCGCCGAGGTCAGCGTGCTGGTCGCGGACGAGTACGTGGGCCCGGTGATGAGCGACCTGTCCGGGCGGCGCGGCCGCGTGGTCGGCACCGAGCAGGCGGCCGGCGGCCGGACGCTGGTGCGCGCCGAGGTGCCGGAGTTCGAGATCGGCAGGTACGCGGTGGACCTGCGGTCCCTGTCGCACGGCACCGGCCGGTTCGACCGGTCGTACGCCCGGCACGAGCCGATGCCGCAGCAGTTGGCGGCGAAGATCCGTGATCGGCAGGCCCGTGACGGTTGA
- the pgsA gene encoding phosphatidylinositol phosphate synthase produces the protein MLNKYARAIFTRVFAPIAAMLLRRGVSPDTVTFVGTLGVMAGALAFFPLGEFFWGTIVITLFVFSDLIDGTMARQSGRSSRWGAFLDSTLDRAADAAVFGGIALWYAGDGDDLMMCAVAMFCLAGGQVVSYTKARGESIGLPVKVSGVMERADRLVLTLVLTGFAGMERTFGIPHIDVLLPVALWAVAAGSAITLCQRMVTVHREAAEKDAADPLPPPAPRDGPRPETDSASEPESAPADQERA, from the coding sequence ATGCTGAACAAGTACGCGCGTGCGATCTTCACGCGTGTCTTCGCACCGATCGCCGCGATGCTCCTGCGCCGCGGCGTGAGCCCCGACACCGTCACCTTCGTGGGCACCCTCGGGGTGATGGCGGGCGCCTTGGCCTTCTTCCCGCTGGGGGAGTTCTTCTGGGGCACGATAGTCATCACCCTCTTCGTCTTCTCCGACCTGATCGACGGCACCATGGCCCGCCAGTCCGGCCGCTCCAGCCGCTGGGGCGCGTTCCTGGACTCCACGCTCGACCGGGCGGCCGACGCGGCCGTCTTCGGCGGCATCGCGCTCTGGTACGCGGGCGACGGCGACGACCTCATGATGTGCGCCGTGGCGATGTTCTGCCTGGCCGGCGGCCAGGTCGTGTCGTACACCAAGGCGCGCGGCGAGAGCATCGGGCTGCCGGTGAAGGTCAGCGGCGTGATGGAGCGCGCGGACCGGCTGGTGCTCACCCTGGTGCTCACCGGCTTCGCGGGCATGGAGCGCACCTTCGGCATCCCGCACATCGACGTCCTGCTGCCCGTCGCGCTGTGGGCGGTCGCCGCGGGCAGCGCGATCACGCTCTGCCAGCGGATGGTGACCGTGCACCGGGAGGCCGCCGAGAAGGACGCCGCCGACCCGCTGCCGCCGCCCGCGCCGCGCGACGGCCCGCGCCCCGAGACCGACTCCGCGTCCGAGCCCGAGTCCGCGCCCGCGGACCAGGAGCGCGCGTGA
- a CDS encoding phosphatidylinositol mannoside acyltransferase produces MYGLGWAAVKRLPEPAAAALGRRIADTAWRRDGKGVRRLTSNLARVVPDAGPERLAALSRAGMRSYMRYWMESFRLPAWSEQRVRDGFDPADVHWLEDGLAGDTGVILALPHMGNWDLAGAWVTTKLGVPFTTVQERLKPESLYDRFVAYRESLGMEVLAHGGASAFGTLARRLRDGGLVCLVADRDLSAGGVEVDFFGFTARMPAGPALLAQQTGALLLPVTLWYDDSPVLQGRVHAPVEVPATGTRAEKTAAMTQAMADDFAAGIAAHPEDWHMLQRFWPDLDPVSP; encoded by the coding sequence ATGTACGGCCTGGGCTGGGCAGCCGTGAAACGGCTCCCCGAGCCCGCCGCCGCCGCCCTCGGCAGGCGCATCGCCGACACCGCCTGGCGCCGCGACGGCAAGGGCGTACGACGGCTGACGTCGAACCTCGCGCGCGTGGTCCCGGACGCCGGGCCGGAACGGCTGGCCGCGCTCAGCCGGGCCGGCATGCGCTCGTACATGCGCTACTGGATGGAGTCCTTCCGGCTGCCCGCCTGGAGCGAGCAGCGCGTCCGCGACGGCTTCGACCCCGCGGACGTGCACTGGCTCGAGGACGGCCTCGCCGGCGACACCGGCGTGATCCTCGCGCTGCCCCACATGGGCAACTGGGACCTCGCGGGCGCCTGGGTCACCACCAAGCTCGGGGTGCCCTTCACCACCGTGCAGGAGCGGCTGAAGCCCGAGTCGCTGTACGACCGCTTCGTCGCGTACCGCGAGAGCCTGGGCATGGAGGTGCTGGCGCACGGCGGCGCGAGCGCCTTCGGCACCCTCGCCCGGCGGCTGCGGGACGGCGGGCTGGTGTGCCTCGTCGCCGACCGGGACCTGTCCGCCGGCGGCGTCGAGGTGGACTTCTTCGGCTTCACGGCCCGGATGCCCGCGGGCCCCGCGCTGCTCGCCCAGCAGACCGGCGCGCTGCTGCTGCCCGTCACGCTCTGGTACGACGACTCGCCCGTCCTGCAGGGCAGGGTGCACGCCCCCGTGGAGGTGCCCGCGACCGGCACCCGCGCGGAGAAGACCGCCGCCATGACGCAGGCCATGGCCGACGACTTCGCCGCCGGCATCGCCGCGCACCCGGAGGACTGGCACATGCTGCAGCGGTTCTGGCCGGACCTGGACCCGGTGTCGCCGTGA
- a CDS encoding glycosyltransferase family 4 protein — MRVGIVCPYSWETPGGVQFHVRDLAEHLRAAGHTVSVLAPADDDTPLPEYVVGAGRAVPVPYNGSVARINFGFLSAARVRRWVRDGDFDVLHIHEPAAPSLALLACWAAKGPIVATFHMSSPRSRGMIAAYPILQSALEKISARIAVSEYARRTLVEHLGGDAVVIPNGVDVSFFAAAEPKAEWQGRTLGFIGRIDEPRKGLPVLMEAFPRILQRVPDARLLVAGRGDPAEVVGHLAPEVRERVEFLGMIGDEDKARLLRSVDLYVAPNTGGESFGIILVEAMSAGAPVLAADLDAFVQVLDGGTAGEVFACGDAGDLAERAAGLLLDGARRAGLRERGSRHVQRFDWSTVGADVLAVYETVTQGAASVAEDERAGRWAARFGPARDREV; from the coding sequence GTGAGGGTCGGGATCGTCTGCCCGTACTCCTGGGAGACGCCCGGCGGGGTGCAGTTCCACGTCCGCGACCTGGCGGAGCACCTGCGCGCCGCCGGCCACACCGTCTCCGTCCTCGCGCCCGCGGACGACGACACCCCGCTGCCCGAGTACGTCGTCGGGGCCGGCCGCGCCGTCCCCGTGCCGTACAACGGGTCCGTGGCGCGCATCAACTTCGGCTTCCTGTCCGCCGCCCGGGTACGCCGCTGGGTGCGCGACGGCGACTTCGACGTGCTGCACATCCACGAGCCGGCCGCGCCGTCGCTCGCGCTGCTGGCCTGCTGGGCGGCGAAGGGGCCGATCGTGGCCACGTTCCACATGTCCAGCCCGCGCTCCCGCGGCATGATCGCCGCGTACCCGATCCTGCAGTCGGCGCTGGAGAAGATCAGCGCCCGCATCGCGGTCAGCGAGTACGCGCGCCGCACCCTGGTGGAGCACCTGGGCGGCGACGCGGTCGTCATCCCCAACGGCGTCGACGTCTCCTTCTTCGCCGCGGCCGAGCCGAAGGCCGAGTGGCAGGGCCGCACGCTGGGGTTCATCGGCCGGATCGACGAGCCGCGCAAGGGGCTGCCGGTGCTGATGGAGGCGTTCCCGCGAATCCTTCAGCGGGTGCCCGACGCCCGCCTGCTCGTCGCCGGGCGCGGCGACCCGGCGGAGGTCGTGGGACACCTGGCGCCCGAGGTGCGCGAGCGGGTGGAGTTCCTGGGGATGATCGGCGACGAGGACAAGGCGCGGCTGCTGCGCAGCGTCGACCTGTACGTCGCGCCGAACACCGGCGGCGAGTCGTTCGGCATCATCCTCGTCGAGGCGATGTCGGCGGGGGCACCGGTGCTGGCCGCCGACCTGGACGCGTTCGTGCAGGTGCTGGACGGCGGCACGGCGGGCGAGGTGTTCGCGTGCGGGGACGCCGGGGACCTGGCCGAGCGGGCCGCGGGGCTGCTGCTGGACGGCGCGCGCCGGGCCGGGCTGCGCGAGCGCGGCAGCCGGCACGTCCAGCGCTTCGACTGGTCGACGGTCGGCGCGGACGTCCTCGCGGTGTACGAGACGGTGACCCAGGGCGCCGCGTCGGTGGCGGAGGACGAGCGCGCCGGCCGCTGGGCGGCCCGCTTCGGCCCCGCCCGCGACCGGGAGGTATGA
- the pdxS gene encoding pyridoxal 5'-phosphate synthase lyase subunit PdxS produces the protein MSSTPSSAPQSSAPETGTARVKRGMAEQLKGGVIMDVVTPEQAKVAEDAGAVAVMALERVPADIRKDGGVARMSDPDMIEGIIEAVSIPVMAKSRIGHFVEAQILQALGVDYIDESEVLTPADEVNHSDKWAFTTPFVCGATSLGEALRRIAEGAAMIRSKGEAGTGNVVEAVRHLRQIKNEIGALRGLDNHELYAAAKELRAPYELVAEVARLGRLPVVLFSAGGVATPADAALMRQLGAEGVFVGSGIFKSGDPAKRASAIVKATTFYDDPKVVADASRNLGEAMVGINLDTLDDAERYAGRGW, from the coding sequence GTGTCCAGCACGCCCAGCTCCGCCCCCCAGTCGTCGGCTCCCGAGACCGGCACCGCACGCGTCAAGCGCGGCATGGCCGAGCAGCTCAAGGGCGGCGTGATCATGGACGTCGTCACGCCCGAGCAGGCGAAGGTCGCCGAGGACGCCGGCGCCGTCGCGGTGATGGCCCTGGAGCGGGTGCCCGCCGACATCCGCAAGGACGGCGGAGTGGCGCGCATGTCCGACCCCGACATGATCGAGGGCATCATCGAGGCCGTCTCCATCCCCGTGATGGCCAAGTCCCGCATCGGCCACTTCGTCGAGGCCCAGATCCTGCAGGCGCTCGGCGTCGACTACATCGACGAGTCCGAGGTGCTCACCCCCGCCGACGAGGTCAACCACTCCGACAAGTGGGCCTTCACCACGCCCTTCGTCTGCGGCGCCACCAGCCTGGGCGAGGCCCTGCGCCGGATCGCCGAGGGCGCCGCCATGATCCGCTCCAAGGGCGAGGCGGGCACCGGGAACGTCGTCGAGGCGGTGCGCCACCTGCGCCAGATCAAGAACGAGATCGGCGCCCTGCGCGGCCTGGACAACCACGAGCTGTACGCGGCGGCCAAGGAGCTGCGCGCCCCGTACGAGCTGGTCGCCGAGGTGGCGCGGCTCGGCAGGCTGCCCGTCGTGCTGTTCTCCGCCGGCGGCGTCGCCACCCCCGCGGACGCCGCGCTGATGCGCCAGCTCGGCGCCGAGGGCGTCTTCGTCGGCTCCGGCATCTTCAAGTCCGGCGACCCGGCCAAGCGCGCCTCCGCCATCGTCAAGGCCACCACCTTCTACGACGACCCGAAGGTCGTCGCGGACGCCTCCCGCAACCTCGGCGAGGCCATGGTCGGCATCAACCTCGACACCCTGGACGACGCCGAGCGCTACGCCGGCCGGGGCTGGTGA
- the pdxT gene encoding pyridoxal 5'-phosphate synthase glutaminase subunit PdxT encodes MDTPAIGVLALQGDVREHLAALTAAGASAVPVRRPAELAEVSGLVIPGGESTTMSKLAVAFGLLEPLRDRVRAGMPAYGSCAGMIMLADKILDPRSGQETVGGIDMIVRRNAFGRQNESFEVPLEVAGVPGGPVHGVFIRAPWVESTGAGVERLAEVGGHPVAVRQGPLLATSFHPELTGDHRVHALFADMVRRAG; translated from the coding sequence ATGGACACCCCCGCCATCGGCGTGCTCGCCCTCCAGGGCGACGTACGCGAGCACCTGGCCGCGCTGACCGCGGCCGGGGCGAGCGCCGTGCCGGTGCGCCGGCCGGCGGAGCTGGCGGAGGTGTCCGGCCTGGTCATCCCCGGCGGCGAGTCCACCACCATGTCCAAGCTCGCCGTCGCCTTCGGCCTGCTGGAGCCGCTGCGCGACCGGGTGCGGGCGGGGATGCCCGCGTACGGCTCCTGCGCCGGCATGATCATGCTGGCCGACAAGATCCTCGACCCGCGCTCCGGGCAGGAGACCGTCGGGGGCATCGACATGATCGTGCGGCGCAACGCCTTCGGGCGGCAGAACGAGTCGTTCGAGGTGCCGCTGGAGGTGGCCGGCGTCCCCGGCGGCCCCGTGCACGGCGTCTTCATCCGGGCGCCGTGGGTGGAGTCCACCGGCGCGGGGGTGGAGCGGCTGGCGGAGGTCGGCGGGCACCCCGTCGCCGTCCGGCAGGGTCCGCTGCTGGCCACGTCGTTCCATCCCGAGCTCACCGGCGACCACCGGGTGCACGCCCTCTTCGCCGATATGGTGCGCCGGGCGGGCTGA
- a CDS encoding YebC/PmpR family DNA-binding transcriptional regulator produces the protein MSGHSKWATTKHKKAVIDAKRGKLFAKLIKNVEVAARQGGADPDGNPTLYDAIQKAKKQSVPNKNIDSAVKRGAGLEAGGAEYETIMYEGYGPNGVAVLIECLTDNRNRAASDVRVAMTRNGGSMADPGSVSYLFHRKGVVIVPKGELGEDDVLAAVLDAGAEEVNDLGESFEVLSEAGDMVAVRTALQDAGIDYDSAEANFVPTMQVELDEEGARRIFRLIDALEDSDDVQNVFANFDVSDEVMEKASA, from the coding sequence GTGTCCGGCCACTCTAAGTGGGCTACCACCAAGCACAAGAAGGCCGTGATCGATGCCAAGCGAGGAAAGCTCTTCGCCAAGCTGATCAAGAACGTCGAGGTCGCGGCGCGGCAGGGGGGAGCCGACCCCGACGGGAACCCCACGCTGTACGACGCGATCCAGAAGGCCAAGAAGCAGTCCGTCCCGAACAAGAACATCGACAGCGCCGTCAAGCGCGGTGCCGGTCTCGAAGCGGGCGGCGCCGAGTACGAGACGATCATGTACGAGGGCTACGGCCCGAACGGCGTGGCCGTCCTCATCGAGTGCCTGACGGACAACCGCAACCGCGCCGCCTCCGACGTCCGCGTCGCCATGACCCGCAACGGCGGCTCCATGGCCGACCCCGGCTCCGTGTCGTACCTGTTCCACCGCAAGGGCGTGGTGATCGTCCCCAAGGGCGAGCTGGGCGAGGACGACGTGCTGGCCGCGGTGCTGGACGCCGGCGCCGAGGAGGTCAACGACCTGGGCGAGTCCTTCGAGGTGCTCAGCGAGGCCGGCGACATGGTCGCGGTCCGCACCGCCCTGCAGGACGCCGGAATCGACTACGACTCGGCCGAGGCCAACTTCGTCCCCACCATGCAGGTGGAGCTGGACGAGGAGGGCGCCCGCAGGATCTTCCGGCTCATCGACGCCCTGGAGGACAGCGACGACGTCCAGAACGTCTTCGCCAACTTCGACGTCTCCGACGAGGTCATGGAGAAGGCCTCCGCCTGA
- the ruvC gene encoding crossover junction endodeoxyribonuclease RuvC: MRVLGVDPGLTRCGVGVVDGAPGRALRMVAVGVVRTPSDAPPAERLLLIERGVEEWLDAHGPEAVAVERVFSQHNVRTVMGTAQASAVALLCAARRGLPVALHTPSEVKAAVTGSGRADKAQVGAMVTRLLRLDAPPRPADAADALALAICHLWRAPAQERLARARAAGAPARADAGAPGRRVRRDRPEHRDREIRRDPA, translated from the coding sequence GTGCGGGTGCTCGGAGTGGACCCGGGGCTGACCCGGTGCGGCGTGGGCGTCGTGGACGGAGCGCCGGGCCGGGCGCTGCGAATGGTCGCCGTCGGCGTCGTGCGCACCCCCTCCGACGCCCCGCCCGCCGAGCGGCTGCTGCTCATCGAGCGCGGCGTCGAGGAGTGGCTCGACGCGCACGGGCCCGAGGCCGTCGCCGTCGAGCGCGTCTTCAGCCAGCACAACGTACGCACCGTCATGGGCACCGCCCAGGCAAGCGCCGTCGCCCTCCTGTGCGCCGCCCGCCGCGGCCTGCCCGTCGCGCTGCACACCCCCAGCGAGGTCAAGGCGGCCGTCACCGGCTCGGGCCGCGCCGACAAGGCCCAGGTCGGCGCCATGGTCACCCGGCTGCTCCGGCTCGACGCACCGCCCCGACCCGCCGACGCCGCCGACGCGCTGGCGCTGGCCATCTGCCACCTGTGGCGCGCCCCCGCCCAGGAGCGCCTGGCCCGCGCGCGTGCCGCCGGCGCGCCCGCGCGGGCCGACGCGGGCGCACCGGGCCGCCGCGTGCGCCGGGACCGCCCGGAGCACCGGGACCGCGAGATCCGGAGAGACCCCGCATGA
- the ruvA gene encoding Holliday junction branch migration protein RuvA: protein MIAFVSGPVAALAPDAAVIEVGGIGMAVQCTPDTLSTLRVGKDARLATSLVVREDSLTLYGFADDDERQVFELLQTASGVGPRLAQAMLAVHRPDALRLAVSTGDEKALTAVPGIGKKGAQKLLLELKDRLGEPLGSSGLVARRAGAAPAAGWREQLHAALTGLGYAPREADEAVTAVAPQAEENGAAPPPLPQLLRAALQTLNRAR from the coding sequence ATGATCGCCTTCGTCAGCGGCCCCGTCGCCGCCCTCGCCCCCGACGCCGCGGTCATCGAGGTCGGCGGCATCGGCATGGCCGTCCAGTGCACCCCCGACACCCTGTCCACGCTGCGCGTCGGCAAGGACGCCCGGCTGGCCACCTCCCTCGTCGTCCGGGAGGACTCCCTCACCCTCTACGGCTTCGCCGACGACGACGAGCGCCAGGTCTTCGAGCTGCTGCAGACCGCCAGCGGCGTCGGCCCGCGGCTGGCCCAGGCCATGCTCGCCGTGCACCGCCCCGACGCGCTCCGCCTCGCCGTCTCCACCGGCGACGAGAAGGCGCTGACCGCCGTCCCCGGCATCGGCAAGAAGGGTGCGCAGAAGCTGCTGCTGGAGCTGAAGGACCGGCTCGGCGAGCCGCTGGGCAGCAGCGGCCTCGTCGCCCGCCGGGCCGGCGCCGCCCCGGCCGCCGGCTGGCGTGAGCAGTTGCACGCCGCCCTCACGGGCCTGGGGTACGCGCCGCGGGAGGCCGACGAGGCCGTCACCGCCGTCGCCCCGCAGGCCGAGGAGAACGGCGCCGCGCCCCCGCCGCTGCCGCAGTTGCTGCGCGCCGCCCTGCAGACCCTGAACCGCGCCCGATGA
- the ruvB gene encoding Holliday junction branch migration DNA helicase RuvB, whose protein sequence is MTWEDADPRVVDSAADADDRAVETALRPKDLAEFVGQERVREQLDLVLRAARQRGGAADHVLLSGAPGLGKTTLAMIVAAEMAAPIRITSGPAIQHAGDLAAILSSLQEGEVLFLDELHRMSRPAEEMLYMAMEDLRVDVIVGKGPGATAIPLELPPFTLVGATTRAGLLPPPLRDRFGFTGHMEFYSPAELERVLHRSAHLLEVAVDAAGAAEIAGRSRGTPRIANRLLRRVRDYAQVKADGVITREIAARGLEVYEVDDRGLDRLDRAVLGALLRLFSGGPVGLSTLAVAVGEERETVEEVAEPFLVREGLLARTPRGRVATPAAWAHLGLTPPQPGGGVQQTAF, encoded by the coding sequence ATGACCTGGGAGGACGCCGACCCGCGGGTGGTGGACTCGGCCGCCGACGCCGACGACCGGGCGGTGGAGACCGCGCTGCGCCCCAAGGACCTGGCCGAGTTCGTCGGGCAGGAGCGGGTGCGCGAGCAGCTCGACCTGGTGCTGCGCGCCGCCCGCCAGCGCGGCGGCGCCGCCGACCACGTGCTGCTCTCCGGCGCCCCCGGCCTCGGCAAGACCACCCTCGCGATGATCGTCGCCGCCGAGATGGCCGCCCCGATCCGCATCACCTCGGGCCCCGCCATCCAGCACGCCGGCGACCTGGCCGCGATCCTCTCCTCGCTCCAGGAGGGCGAGGTGCTCTTCCTCGACGAACTGCACCGCATGTCGCGGCCCGCCGAGGAGATGCTCTACATGGCGATGGAGGACCTGCGGGTCGACGTCATCGTCGGAAAGGGCCCCGGCGCCACCGCCATCCCGCTGGAGCTGCCCCCCTTCACCCTGGTCGGCGCCACCACCCGGGCCGGGCTGCTGCCCCCGCCGCTGCGCGACCGCTTCGGCTTCACCGGGCACATGGAGTTCTACTCGCCGGCCGAGCTGGAGCGCGTCCTGCACCGCTCCGCCCACCTGCTGGAGGTCGCCGTGGACGCCGCCGGCGCCGCCGAGATCGCCGGCCGCTCCCGCGGCACCCCCCGCATCGCGAACCGGCTGCTGCGCCGCGTGCGGGACTACGCGCAGGTCAAGGCCGACGGTGTGATCACCCGCGAGATCGCCGCCCGGGGCCTGGAGGTCTACGAGGTCGACGACCGCGGCCTCGACCGGCTCGACCGCGCCGTGCTCGGCGCCCTGCTCAGACTCTTCTCCGGCGGCCCCGTCGGGCTGTCCACCCTGGCCGTGGCCGTGGGGGAGGAGCGGGAGACCGTCGAGGAGGTGGCCGAGCCCTTCCTCGTACGCGAAGGGCTGCTGGCCCGTACGCCCCGCGGCCGCGTCGCCACCCCCGCCGCCTGGGCCCACCTGGGCCTCACGCCCCCGCAGCCCGGCGGCGGCGTGCAGCAGACGGCCTTCTGA
- the yajC gene encoding preprotein translocase subunit YajC — translation MDITILLPFIVLIGAMFLMTRSAKNKQRQMMSMRDQLQPGSGVRTIGGMYATVKEVHEDTILLEVAPGVHAIYAKNSIGAVLDDAEYNRIVHGAPELDDEEITAPDDASSLTESADGDDDGEDRGETSDRIDLDKKDAADDAEGDAEPADATGEDKKRNGGSAAK, via the coding sequence GTGGATATCACGATTCTCTTGCCGTTCATCGTGCTCATCGGGGCGATGTTCCTGATGACCCGCTCGGCAAAGAACAAGCAGCGCCAGATGATGAGCATGCGGGACCAACTGCAGCCGGGCAGCGGCGTGCGGACCATCGGCGGCATGTACGCCACGGTCAAGGAGGTCCACGAGGACACCATCCTTCTGGAGGTGGCCCCCGGAGTGCACGCGATCTACGCGAAGAACTCCATCGGCGCCGTCCTGGACGACGCCGAGTACAACCGCATCGTGCACGGCGCTCCGGAGCTCGACGACGAGGAGATCACCGCGCCCGACGACGCCTCCTCGCTGACCGAGTCCGCCGACGGTGACGACGACGGCGAGGACCGCGGGGAGACCTCGGACCGCATCGACCTCGACAAGAAGGACGCCGCCGACGACGCCGAGGGCGACGCCGAGCCCGCGGACGCCACCGGCGAGGACAAGAAGAGGAACGGCGGCTCCGCCGCGAAGTGA